A single genomic interval of Pomacea canaliculata isolate SZHN2017 linkage group LG5, ASM307304v1, whole genome shotgun sequence harbors:
- the LOC112563511 gene encoding CREB3 regulatory factor-like isoform X1 codes for MSRAGVASTGGSPHHGYWSNGYHGYQAGLYACAVDPPWPSFNMGYRPRSYCNTRFGPSFTVKDTAAALDIPNQFARRGGHFHHPFCVPMTLSSDQTKSKGTMEYVPSPESFYSPESAPCNDFAAFAASPNSLYMYDQERWDMQNTLNANIFCGQSCGNSEAVSLPDAEFDLEPQYEQSNNLETYFINSPVTNATVVGPLGQATVTHPEKPPSESLLSTEKSEMRGGPTLAQLNMDPLLLEDIVSLISNDDDDLDNQSPETHQQQPQQQQTLNVKTENSTQSLRTDHRGNTFMTLTPVPKSLTATFTSQVPAASATQMYPSQSSIRQNIAVITPVSTSDIKSEPVDPDDKSCLHKLLTQGPTGKLAGALSAQASASPASNRQVMPVVGHKRAPPLKVKSESVEEKWKEIEKFIHNPETSKKRRRTVSGSSESSMDEDLASSGYADYMDDDSSDAESDISDTPLQESLTELAKKSKQYFWQYNVQSKGPKGTRLKLSMTDEDPHKPAKFEDPVFDATNTTLVGIRHGGKARKGDGNEVTPNPKKLFHIGQQLYKLNRQINSFQSTSDLPASVRNKSRKEKNKLASRACRLKKKAQHEANKVKLFGLNCEQNQLLKIGSMIWPSLKERAQLCLQNGIHHKDNHESLTEKLRSLIEAHHKFVIAGNTTDFVNEVIEKVEEGDMTGGLPIADRSRK; via the exons GCCAAGGAGCTACTGCAATACCAGATTTGGTCCAAGTTTCACAGTCAAGGACACAGCAGCAGCCTTGGACATCCCCAATCAATTTGCAAGAAGGGGTGGGCACTTTCACCATCCATTTTGTGTCCCTATGACGCTGTCATCAGACCAGACGAAG TCAAAAGGCACCATGGAGTATGTGCCAAGTCCCGAAAGCTTTTACTCTCCAGAATCTGCACCATGCAATGACTTTGCTGCTTTTGCTGCCAGCCCAAATTCCCTGTACATGTATGACCAAGAGCGGTGGGACATGCAGAACACTTTAAATGCCAACATATTTTGTGGACAGAGCTGTGGTAACAGTGAGGCAGTCAGCCTGCCAGATGCAGAATTTGATCTGGAGCCTCAATACGAGCAGTCAAACAATCTTGAGACCTACTTCATAAACAGTCCTGTGACTAATGCTACTGTTGTTGGACCCTTGGGTCAGGCCACTGTCACACATCCAGAAAAGCCACCATCAGAAAGCTTGCTTAGCACAGAAAAGAGTGAGATGAGGGGTGGTCCCACCCTGGCCCAGCTGAACATGGATCCCCTTTTGTTGGAAGATATTGTTAGTCTCATCagtaatgacgatgatgatttagACAACCAGTCTCCAGAGACACACCAGCAGCaaccacagcagcaacagactTTGAACGTCAAAACAGAGAACAGCACACAGTCGTTAAGAACTGATCATAGAGGCAACACCTTCATGACCTTAACACCTGTGCCAAAAAGTCTGACAGCCACTTTCACCTCCCAGGTTCCTGCTGCCAGTGCCACTCAGATGTATCCCAGTCAGTCTTCCATACGGCAAAACATAGCGGTCATCACTCCTGTTAGTACATCAGACATCAAGTCCGAGCCTGTTGACCCTGATGATAAATCCTGTCTCCACAAGCTTCTCACTCAAGGCCCCACAGGAAAACTGGCAGGGGCACTGTCAGCTCAAGCAAGTGCTAGCCCTGCTTCTAATCGGCAAGTGATGCCAGTTGTGGGACATAAGAGGGCCCCGCCTCTTAAAGTCAAATCAGAGTCAGTTGAGGAGAAGTGGAAGGAAATCGAGAAATTCATTCACAATCCAGAAACTTCCAAAAAAAGACGTCGCACAg TTTCTGGGTCTTCTGAAAGTTCTATGGACGAGGACTTGGCATCCAGTGGGTATGCAGATTACATGGACGATGATTCGTCAGATGCTGAATCCGACATCAGCGACACACCACTTCAGGAATCCCTGACTGAGCTAGCCAAGAAAAGCAAGCAGTATTTCTGGCAGTATAATGTgcagtccaaaggaccaaaagGGACAAGGCTTAAACTGTCTATGACAGATGAAGATCCACACAAGCCTGCAAAATTCGAAGACCCGGTCTTTGATGCTACCAACACAACGCTTGTTGGTATTCGTCATGGTGGGAAGGCCAGAAAAGGGGATGGAAATGAAGTTACTCCAAACCCCAAAAAACTGTTCCACATTGGGCAGCAACTTTATAAACTTAATCGGCAGATAAACAGTTTTCAGTCCACGAGTGATTTGCCAGCCAGTGTCCGGAACAAGTCACGGAAAGAGAAGAACAAGCTGGCATCAAGGGCATGCAGACTTAAAAAGAAGGCACAGCATGAAGCGaacaaagtgaagctgtttggaTTGAACTGTGAACAGA ATCAACTGTTGAAGATAGGCAGCATGATATGGCCATCCCTAAAAGAACGGGCACAACTGTGCTTGCAGAACGGCATTCATCACAAAGATAACCATGAGtctttgacagaaaaactgAGGTCCCTGATAGAGGCACATCACA aattTGTGATTGCTGGCAATACAACAGACTTTGTCAATGAAGTTATTGAAAAAGTGGAAGAAGGTGACATGACAGGTGGATTGCCCATTGCAGACCGGTCCAGAAAGTGA
- the LOC112563511 gene encoding protein CREBRF homolog isoform X3, with the protein MTLSSDQTKSKGTMEYVPSPESFYSPESAPCNDFAAFAASPNSLYMYDQERWDMQNTLNANIFCGQSCGNSEAVSLPDAEFDLEPQYEQSNNLETYFINSPVTNATVVGPLGQATVTHPEKPPSESLLSTEKSEMRGGPTLAQLNMDPLLLEDIVSLISNDDDDLDNQSPETHQQQPQQQQTLNVKTENSTQSLRTDHRGNTFMTLTPVPKSLTATFTSQVPAASATQMYPSQSSIRQNIAVITPVSTSDIKSEPVDPDDKSCLHKLLTQGPTGKLAGALSAQASASPASNRQVMPVVGHKRAPPLKVKSESVEEKWKEIEKFIHNPETSKKRRRTVSGSSESSMDEDLASSGYADYMDDDSSDAESDISDTPLQESLTELAKKSKQYFWQYNVQSKGPKGTRLKLSMTDEDPHKPAKFEDPVFDATNTTLVGIRHGGKARKGDGNEVTPNPKKLFHIGQQLYKLNRQINSFQSTSDLPASVRNKSRKEKNKLASRACRLKKKAQHEANKVKLFGLNCEQNQLLKIGSMIWPSLKERAQLCLQNGIHHKDNHESLTEKLRSLIEAHHKFVIAGNTTDFVNEVIEKVEEGDMTGGLPIADRSRK; encoded by the exons ATGACGCTGTCATCAGACCAGACGAAG TCAAAAGGCACCATGGAGTATGTGCCAAGTCCCGAAAGCTTTTACTCTCCAGAATCTGCACCATGCAATGACTTTGCTGCTTTTGCTGCCAGCCCAAATTCCCTGTACATGTATGACCAAGAGCGGTGGGACATGCAGAACACTTTAAATGCCAACATATTTTGTGGACAGAGCTGTGGTAACAGTGAGGCAGTCAGCCTGCCAGATGCAGAATTTGATCTGGAGCCTCAATACGAGCAGTCAAACAATCTTGAGACCTACTTCATAAACAGTCCTGTGACTAATGCTACTGTTGTTGGACCCTTGGGTCAGGCCACTGTCACACATCCAGAAAAGCCACCATCAGAAAGCTTGCTTAGCACAGAAAAGAGTGAGATGAGGGGTGGTCCCACCCTGGCCCAGCTGAACATGGATCCCCTTTTGTTGGAAGATATTGTTAGTCTCATCagtaatgacgatgatgatttagACAACCAGTCTCCAGAGACACACCAGCAGCaaccacagcagcaacagactTTGAACGTCAAAACAGAGAACAGCACACAGTCGTTAAGAACTGATCATAGAGGCAACACCTTCATGACCTTAACACCTGTGCCAAAAAGTCTGACAGCCACTTTCACCTCCCAGGTTCCTGCTGCCAGTGCCACTCAGATGTATCCCAGTCAGTCTTCCATACGGCAAAACATAGCGGTCATCACTCCTGTTAGTACATCAGACATCAAGTCCGAGCCTGTTGACCCTGATGATAAATCCTGTCTCCACAAGCTTCTCACTCAAGGCCCCACAGGAAAACTGGCAGGGGCACTGTCAGCTCAAGCAAGTGCTAGCCCTGCTTCTAATCGGCAAGTGATGCCAGTTGTGGGACATAAGAGGGCCCCGCCTCTTAAAGTCAAATCAGAGTCAGTTGAGGAGAAGTGGAAGGAAATCGAGAAATTCATTCACAATCCAGAAACTTCCAAAAAAAGACGTCGCACAg TTTCTGGGTCTTCTGAAAGTTCTATGGACGAGGACTTGGCATCCAGTGGGTATGCAGATTACATGGACGATGATTCGTCAGATGCTGAATCCGACATCAGCGACACACCACTTCAGGAATCCCTGACTGAGCTAGCCAAGAAAAGCAAGCAGTATTTCTGGCAGTATAATGTgcagtccaaaggaccaaaagGGACAAGGCTTAAACTGTCTATGACAGATGAAGATCCACACAAGCCTGCAAAATTCGAAGACCCGGTCTTTGATGCTACCAACACAACGCTTGTTGGTATTCGTCATGGTGGGAAGGCCAGAAAAGGGGATGGAAATGAAGTTACTCCAAACCCCAAAAAACTGTTCCACATTGGGCAGCAACTTTATAAACTTAATCGGCAGATAAACAGTTTTCAGTCCACGAGTGATTTGCCAGCCAGTGTCCGGAACAAGTCACGGAAAGAGAAGAACAAGCTGGCATCAAGGGCATGCAGACTTAAAAAGAAGGCACAGCATGAAGCGaacaaagtgaagctgtttggaTTGAACTGTGAACAGA ATCAACTGTTGAAGATAGGCAGCATGATATGGCCATCCCTAAAAGAACGGGCACAACTGTGCTTGCAGAACGGCATTCATCACAAAGATAACCATGAGtctttgacagaaaaactgAGGTCCCTGATAGAGGCACATCACA aattTGTGATTGCTGGCAATACAACAGACTTTGTCAATGAAGTTATTGAAAAAGTGGAAGAAGGTGACATGACAGGTGGATTGCCCATTGCAGACCGGTCCAGAAAGTGA
- the LOC112563511 gene encoding protein CREBRF homolog isoform X2, with translation MEPVNTLRKAKMPPFHPFRGTENLGKANSGSTTPRKLDLKNRPRSYCNTRFGPSFTVKDTAAALDIPNQFARRGGHFHHPFCVPMTLSSDQTKSKGTMEYVPSPESFYSPESAPCNDFAAFAASPNSLYMYDQERWDMQNTLNANIFCGQSCGNSEAVSLPDAEFDLEPQYEQSNNLETYFINSPVTNATVVGPLGQATVTHPEKPPSESLLSTEKSEMRGGPTLAQLNMDPLLLEDIVSLISNDDDDLDNQSPETHQQQPQQQQTLNVKTENSTQSLRTDHRGNTFMTLTPVPKSLTATFTSQVPAASATQMYPSQSSIRQNIAVITPVSTSDIKSEPVDPDDKSCLHKLLTQGPTGKLAGALSAQASASPASNRQVMPVVGHKRAPPLKVKSESVEEKWKEIEKFIHNPETSKKRRRTVSGSSESSMDEDLASSGYADYMDDDSSDAESDISDTPLQESLTELAKKSKQYFWQYNVQSKGPKGTRLKLSMTDEDPHKPAKFEDPVFDATNTTLVGIRHGGKARKGDGNEVTPNPKKLFHIGQQLYKLNRQINSFQSTSDLPASVRNKSRKEKNKLASRACRLKKKAQHEANKVKLFGLNCEQNQLLKIGSMIWPSLKERAQLCLQNGIHHKDNHESLTEKLRSLIEAHHKFVIAGNTTDFVNEVIEKVEEGDMTGGLPIADRSRK, from the exons ATGGAACCTGTCAACACCTTAAGAAAGGCGAAGATGCCACCTTTTCATCCATTTCGTGGGACTGAGAACTTGGGTAAAGCAAACAGTGGGAGCACAACTCCAAGGAAACTGGACTTGAAAAATCG GCCAAGGAGCTACTGCAATACCAGATTTGGTCCAAGTTTCACAGTCAAGGACACAGCAGCAGCCTTGGACATCCCCAATCAATTTGCAAGAAGGGGTGGGCACTTTCACCATCCATTTTGTGTCCCTATGACGCTGTCATCAGACCAGACGAAG TCAAAAGGCACCATGGAGTATGTGCCAAGTCCCGAAAGCTTTTACTCTCCAGAATCTGCACCATGCAATGACTTTGCTGCTTTTGCTGCCAGCCCAAATTCCCTGTACATGTATGACCAAGAGCGGTGGGACATGCAGAACACTTTAAATGCCAACATATTTTGTGGACAGAGCTGTGGTAACAGTGAGGCAGTCAGCCTGCCAGATGCAGAATTTGATCTGGAGCCTCAATACGAGCAGTCAAACAATCTTGAGACCTACTTCATAAACAGTCCTGTGACTAATGCTACTGTTGTTGGACCCTTGGGTCAGGCCACTGTCACACATCCAGAAAAGCCACCATCAGAAAGCTTGCTTAGCACAGAAAAGAGTGAGATGAGGGGTGGTCCCACCCTGGCCCAGCTGAACATGGATCCCCTTTTGTTGGAAGATATTGTTAGTCTCATCagtaatgacgatgatgatttagACAACCAGTCTCCAGAGACACACCAGCAGCaaccacagcagcaacagactTTGAACGTCAAAACAGAGAACAGCACACAGTCGTTAAGAACTGATCATAGAGGCAACACCTTCATGACCTTAACACCTGTGCCAAAAAGTCTGACAGCCACTTTCACCTCCCAGGTTCCTGCTGCCAGTGCCACTCAGATGTATCCCAGTCAGTCTTCCATACGGCAAAACATAGCGGTCATCACTCCTGTTAGTACATCAGACATCAAGTCCGAGCCTGTTGACCCTGATGATAAATCCTGTCTCCACAAGCTTCTCACTCAAGGCCCCACAGGAAAACTGGCAGGGGCACTGTCAGCTCAAGCAAGTGCTAGCCCTGCTTCTAATCGGCAAGTGATGCCAGTTGTGGGACATAAGAGGGCCCCGCCTCTTAAAGTCAAATCAGAGTCAGTTGAGGAGAAGTGGAAGGAAATCGAGAAATTCATTCACAATCCAGAAACTTCCAAAAAAAGACGTCGCACAg TTTCTGGGTCTTCTGAAAGTTCTATGGACGAGGACTTGGCATCCAGTGGGTATGCAGATTACATGGACGATGATTCGTCAGATGCTGAATCCGACATCAGCGACACACCACTTCAGGAATCCCTGACTGAGCTAGCCAAGAAAAGCAAGCAGTATTTCTGGCAGTATAATGTgcagtccaaaggaccaaaagGGACAAGGCTTAAACTGTCTATGACAGATGAAGATCCACACAAGCCTGCAAAATTCGAAGACCCGGTCTTTGATGCTACCAACACAACGCTTGTTGGTATTCGTCATGGTGGGAAGGCCAGAAAAGGGGATGGAAATGAAGTTACTCCAAACCCCAAAAAACTGTTCCACATTGGGCAGCAACTTTATAAACTTAATCGGCAGATAAACAGTTTTCAGTCCACGAGTGATTTGCCAGCCAGTGTCCGGAACAAGTCACGGAAAGAGAAGAACAAGCTGGCATCAAGGGCATGCAGACTTAAAAAGAAGGCACAGCATGAAGCGaacaaagtgaagctgtttggaTTGAACTGTGAACAGA ATCAACTGTTGAAGATAGGCAGCATGATATGGCCATCCCTAAAAGAACGGGCACAACTGTGCTTGCAGAACGGCATTCATCACAAAGATAACCATGAGtctttgacagaaaaactgAGGTCCCTGATAGAGGCACATCACA aattTGTGATTGCTGGCAATACAACAGACTTTGTCAATGAAGTTATTGAAAAAGTGGAAGAAGGTGACATGACAGGTGGATTGCCCATTGCAGACCGGTCCAGAAAGTGA